A DNA window from Chryseobacterium sp. MEBOG06 contains the following coding sequences:
- a CDS encoding RHS repeat-associated core domain-containing protein gives MDNNNYYPFGLNHTSGSFGTSNFGSFYSYKYNGKELQETGMYDYGARMMMPDLGRWGAMDAMSEKYSSWSPYNYAINNPVMVIDPDGNDIQPLSEAQQAFKNYVATMSTGTETSGENIFTGFGKDDLMREYPDNYKGKLGQGDWKTSDRKNNTSRWQNANEYNIKQTNGSSEYADLDQRADFYRWFQSATDKKGFQTRWSGAAAETVDNLKNLIGNYDSYFGMDISNTEIRNFVKGGNKLILNHIWSSLQDLYNGPVLRGQVAANWDGQNLINEQHLIQPEYNKLSPASVKILNSNLSWFTSFEGSVLNLNHRYLYGMESMGYIVKWGKDAKINTNVNTR, from the coding sequence ATTGACAACAACAATTACTATCCTTTTGGACTGAACCATACCTCAGGGTCGTTTGGCACCTCCAACTTTGGTAGTTTCTACAGTTACAAATACAACGGAAAGGAATTACAAGAGACGGGAATGTATGACTATGGTGCAAGGATGATGATGCCTGATCTGGGAAGATGGGGAGCAATGGATGCCATGTCTGAGAAATACAGTTCCTGGAGTCCTTATAACTATGCGATCAATAACCCTGTGATGGTGATTGATCCGGATGGAAATGATATTCAACCATTATCCGAAGCGCAACAGGCTTTTAAAAATTATGTAGCAACGATGTCAACAGGAACTGAAACATCAGGAGAGAATATCTTTACGGGATTTGGTAAAGATGATTTGATGAGAGAATATCCTGATAACTACAAAGGAAAATTAGGGCAAGGAGACTGGAAAACATCCGACAGAAAAAACAATACAAGTAGATGGCAAAATGCCAATGAATATAATATTAAGCAAACTAATGGAAGTAGCGAATATGCCGACTTAGATCAAAGGGCAGATTTTTACAGATGGTTTCAATCTGCTACTGATAAAAAAGGTTTCCAAACAAGATGGTCGGGTGCAGCAGCGGAAACAGTTGATAATTTAAAAAATTTAATTGGCAATTATGATAGCTATTTTGGAATGGATATTTCCAATACGGAAATTAGAAACTTCGTGAAAGGTGGAAATAAATTAATATTGAATCATATTTGGAGTAGCTTGCAAGATTTATATAACGGGCCTGTTTTGAGAGGTCAGGTTGCTGCTAATTGGGATGGTCAAAATTTAATTAACGAACAACATTTAATTCAACCAGAATATAATAAACTTAGTCCTGCTTCAGTCAAAATATTAAATAGTAATTTGAGTTGGTTTACTTCCTTTGAGGGAAGTGTTTTAAATTTAAATCATAGATATTTGTATGGAATGGAGTCAATGGGTTATATTGTAAAATGGGGAAAAGATGCTAAAATTAATACAAATGTTAATACTCGATAA
- a CDS encoding RHS repeat-associated core domain-containing protein: MDTNNYYPFGLNHISGTFGTSNFGSFYSYKYNGKELQETGMYDYGARMMMPDLGRWGVMDVMSEKYSSWSPYNYAINNPVMVIDPDGNDIQPLSEAQQAFKNYVATMSTGTETSGGNIFTGFNFSGFGTDDWIRGLDGKWRYDANITTLEKAMRMAGIDGFAKNGTVLANTKIGPNGEIGYVRLGEGGKASYAEQYGAIDALTSAMPTWLGGTWRTWTNVTFYSFSAGSNDPDKETLNKLKPQDKIDFNNMFEYILGGYGRATKLNLQDGAFQFGLDIQGIGNPFGGSSGSAPVKLDTFSYYGPQAIGVNIYRGEGGRINGAGIKTQDVYKYDMSRSQKDSMINRFNADGVKFGRQADSILKRITPR, encoded by the coding sequence ATTGATACCAACAATTACTATCCTTTTGGTTTAAACCATATCTCAGGTACGTTTGGCACCTCCAACTTTGGTAGTTTCTACAGTTACAAATACAACGGAAAGGAATTACAAGAGACGGGAATGTATGATTACGGAGCAAGGATGATGATGCCTGATCTGGGAAGATGGGGAGTAATGGATGTGATGTCTGAGAAATACAGTTCCTGGAGTCCTTATAACTATGCGATCAATAACCCTGTGATGGTGATTGATCCGGATGGAAATGATATTCAACCATTATCCGAAGCGCAACAGGCTTTTAAAAATTATGTAGCAACGATGTCAACAGGAACTGAAACATCAGGAGGGAATATTTTTACTGGGTTTAATTTTTCTGGTTTTGGAACAGATGATTGGATCAGAGGACTTGATGGAAAGTGGAGATATGATGCTAATATTACTACTTTAGAAAAGGCAATGCGAATGGCAGGTATTGATGGTTTTGCTAAAAATGGGACGGTTCTGGCTAATACAAAAATAGGACCTAATGGAGAAATTGGATATGTAAGACTAGGTGAGGGAGGAAAAGCCAGCTATGCAGAGCAATACGGAGCGATAGATGCATTGACAAGTGCAATGCCTACGTGGTTAGGAGGAACGTGGAGAACCTGGACCAATGTAACATTTTACAGTTTTTCCGCAGGATCAAATGATCCTGATAAAGAAACACTTAATAAATTAAAACCACAGGATAAAATTGATTTTAATAATATGTTTGAGTATATTTTAGGTGGGTACGGTAGAGCAACAAAACTTAATCTTCAAGATGGTGCTTTTCAATTTGGTCTTGACATACAGGGCATTGGAAATCCATTTGGAGGTTCATCAGGATCAGCACCAGTAAAACTGGATACATTTAGTTATTATGGCCCTCAAGCAATAGGTGTCAATATTTATAGAGGAGAAGGTGGCAGAATAAATGGCGCTGGAATTAAAACTCAAGACGTTTATAAATATGATATGTCAAGAAGTCAAAAGGATTCAATGATTAATAGATTTAATGCTGATGGTGTGAAATTTGGTAGACAAGCTGATTCTATATTAAAAAGAATAACACCAAGATAA